One genomic region from Salvia hispanica cultivar TCC Black 2014 chromosome 2, UniMelb_Shisp_WGS_1.0, whole genome shotgun sequence encodes:
- the LOC125204974 gene encoding S-adenosylmethionine synthase 1: MDTFLFTSESVNEGHPDKLCDQVSDAILDACLEQDPESKVACETCTKTNMVMVFGEITTKATVDYEKIVRDTCRGIGFTSPDVGLDADNCKVLVNIEQQSPDIAQGVHGHLTKKPEEIGAGDQGHMFGYATDETPELMPLTHVLATKLGAKLTEVRKNKTCAWLRPDGKTQVTVEYRNEGGAMVPIRVHTVLISTQHDETVTNDQIAADLKEHVIKPVIPEQYLDDKTIFHLNPSGRFVIGGPHGDAGLTGRKIIIDTYGGWGAHGGGAFSGKDPTKVDRSGAYIVRQAAKSIVASGLARRCIVQVSYAIGVAEPLSVFVDTYKTGTIPDKDILSLIKENFDFRPGMMAINLDLLRGGNFRYQKTAAYGHFGRDDPDFTWETVKILKPKA; the protein is encoded by the coding sequence ATGGATACCTTCCTGTTCACCTCCGAGTCTGTCAATGAGGGGCACCCTGACAAGCTCTGCGATCAAGTCTCAGATGCCATTCTTGATGCTTGCCTAGAACAGGACCCCGAGAGCAAAGTCGCTTGTGAAACTTGCACGAAAACCAACATGGTCATGGTCTTTGGTGAGATCACAACCAAGGCTACGGTTGACTATGAAAAAATAGTTCGTGATACCTGCAGAGGGATCGGGTTCACATCACCAGATGTTGGCCTCGATGCTGATAACTGCAAGGTCCTTGTCAACATTGAGCAACAGAGTCCTGATATTGCCCAAGGAGTTCACGGTCACCTCACTAAGAAACCTGAGGAGATTGGAGCTGGTGACCAAGGGCACATGTTTGGCTATGCCACTGATGAAACACCAGAGCTGATGCCGCTTACTCACGTCCTTGCGACCAAGCTCGGGGCCAAACTCACTGAAGTGAGGAAGAACAAGACCTGTGCTTGGTTGAGACCTGATGGAAAGACACAAGTTACTGTTGAGTACAGAAACGAAGGAGGTGCCATGGTTCCTATTAGAGTTCACACAGTCCTCATCTCTACCCAGCATGATGAGACTGTTACAAATGATCAGATTGCAGCTGACTTGAAGGAGCATGTCATCAAGCCCGTGATTCCTGAACAGTATCTTGATGACAAGACCATCTTCCATCTCAACCCATCAGGCCGGTTCGTGATTGGTGGTCCCCATGGAGATGCTGGTCTTACTGGTAGGAAGATCATTATTGACACCTACGGTGGGTGGGGTGCTCATGGTGGAGGTGCTTTCTCCGGAAAAGATCCAACCAAGGTGGACAGGAGTGGTGCATACATTGTGAGGCAAGCAGCAAAGAGTATTGTGGCATCTGGTCTTGCCCGTAGATGCATTGTGCAAGTGTCGTATGCTATTGGAGTAGCAGAGCCACTGTCTGTGTTTGTTGATACATACAAGACGGGGACGATCCCTGACAAGGATATTCTGAGCCTTATCAAGGAGAACTTCGACTTCAGGCCAGGAATGATGGCCATCAACCTAGACTTGCTGAGAGGAGGAAACTTCAGGTACCAGAAGACTGCTGCTTATGGTCACTTTGGCCGCGATGATCCCGATTTCACCTGGGAGACTGTTAAGATCCTCAAGCCTAAGGCTTGA